A single genomic interval of Caballeronia sp. SL2Y3 harbors:
- a CDS encoding zinc-dependent alcohol dehydrogenase family protein codes for MKALVYHGPGEKSLDERPSPRLVSATDAIVRVTRTTICGTDLHILKGDVPTCQPGRVLGHEGVGVVEEAGAAVAAFKPGDRVLISCISSCGKCDACRRGMYSHCATGGWILGNKIDGTQAEYVRIPHADTSLYRLPEGVDEEALVMLSDILPTGFECGVLNGRVQPGSTVAIVGAGPIGLAALLTAQFYSPAQIIMIDRDRNRLEVARTFGATACIAISRSDPAAETLRLTDGAGVDCAVEAVGVPSTFELCEAIIAAGGTIANVGVHGVKADLHLEALWDRNITITTRLVDTVSTPMLLKTVRAGRLQPKQLITHRFTLDRVLDAYDTFARAADTGALKVIIEVA; via the coding sequence TCGTCAGTGCAACGGATGCGATCGTGCGCGTGACGCGCACCACCATCTGCGGCACAGATCTGCATATCCTCAAAGGCGACGTGCCGACGTGTCAGCCGGGGCGCGTGCTGGGGCACGAGGGCGTCGGCGTCGTCGAAGAGGCCGGTGCGGCGGTCGCCGCGTTCAAGCCGGGGGATCGCGTGCTGATCTCGTGCATCTCGTCGTGCGGAAAGTGCGACGCCTGCCGGCGCGGCATGTACTCGCACTGCGCGACGGGCGGCTGGATACTCGGCAACAAGATCGACGGCACGCAGGCCGAATACGTGCGCATTCCGCACGCGGACACGAGCCTGTACCGCCTGCCCGAGGGTGTGGACGAAGAAGCGCTCGTCATGCTCTCCGACATTCTGCCGACTGGCTTCGAATGCGGCGTGCTCAACGGGCGCGTGCAGCCGGGCAGCACGGTGGCCATCGTCGGCGCGGGACCCATCGGCCTCGCGGCGCTGTTGACCGCGCAGTTCTACTCGCCGGCGCAGATCATCATGATCGACCGGGACAGGAATCGGCTGGAGGTGGCGCGCACGTTCGGCGCTACGGCATGCATCGCCATTTCGCGGAGCGATCCGGCAGCCGAGACCTTGCGTCTGACGGATGGCGCGGGCGTGGACTGCGCGGTCGAAGCCGTCGGCGTGCCGTCTACCTTCGAGCTGTGCGAGGCGATCATCGCGGCGGGCGGGACCATCGCGAATGTGGGCGTGCATGGCGTGAAAGCGGACCTGCATCTCGAAGCCTTGTGGGACCGCAATATCACCATCACGACGAGGCTCGTGGATACCGTCAGCACGCCGATGCTGCTGAAGACGGTGCGCGCGGGCCGTTTGCAGCCGAAGCAACTGATTACGCACCGCTTCACGCTCGACCGGGTGCTCGACGCATACGACACCTTCGCGCGCGCCGCCGATACGGGCGCGCTCAAGGTCATCATCGAAGTCGCGTAG